In the genome of Thermodesulfobacteriota bacterium, the window TGGAAAGTACGGTAGCCGGACATGCGCACGAATTAGCCGCCATTATCATCGAGCCCTGTGTCCAGGGCGCAGCCGGAATGCTGATCTGGCCGGAAGGTTATCTCAGACGTCTGCGCCGGCTTACAGAGCGATACGGGATACTGCTTGTTGCCGATGAGGTGGCCACGGGATTCGGCCGCACCGGGACCCTTTTCGCCTGTGAGCAGGAAGGGGTCAGCCCGGACCTGATGGCCCTGGCCAAAGGTATCACCGGAGGTTATCTGCCCTTGGCCGCGACCTTGACCACGGAAGAGATATTTGCCGCCTTTTATGGCGATTACGAGGAAGAGAAGACCTTCTTCCATGGACATACCTATACCGGGAACCCCCTGGCCTGCGCGGCCGCTCTGGCCAGCCTGCGCCTGTTTGAGACCAACCAGACCCTTTTATCTCTTCAACCCAAAATCAAATACTTAAAAGATAAACTGAAAGAATTTAATGAACTATCTCATATCGGCGAGATTCGTCAGCAAGGGTTTATGGTGGGTATGGAACTGGTCGAAGACAAGGCGACCAAGAGACCATATCCTGTATCCATGCGGATGGGGAGGCGGGTAATTCTGGAGGCGCGCAGGCATGGACTCATAATCCGGCCTCTGGGGGATGTGGTGGTGCTTATGCCGCCCCTTTCGGTGAGCCTGGAAGAGATGGATGCCATACTCTCCATCACCTATAGGTCTATAAAGAAGGTTACGGAAGAAGGCTGCTGGGGAGTAGGCGGTGAATAGGATGTGGTGAACGATTACATGAAGGACATTGAAATTCGTATCAGGCCGGTGAGAGAGGGAGAGTTTACCGGTTTAGAGGTTGAGCCGGAGAATGCGTCACCGGGGTGGTTATTCGTTCTGCACGGCTACGGCGGCTGCAAGGAAGAGATGCTTCCGCTGTCTATCTTTCTGGCCGGTAAGGGAATTTCCGTACTGGCCGCTGACTTGCCCGGCCATGGGGAGAGCGGCG includes:
- the bioA gene encoding adenosylmethionine--8-amino-7-oxononanoate transaminase → MSNNKSLRADDLRYLWHPFTQAKEYEAEEAPIIAAGEGSYLIDTEGRRYLDGVSSLWVNVHGHSCPEIDRAIMAQLGQIAHSTLLGLGNVPSIELARELITRAPSGLKRVFYSDNGSTAVEVALKIAFQYAQQTGRRQKTRFLSFINAYHGDTLGAVGVGGIDLFHRIYGPLAVKSMRVPAAYCYRCHLGLDYPDCELICFKELESTVAGHAHELAAIIIEPCVQGAAGMLIWPEGYLRRLRRLTERYGILLVADEVATGFGRTGTLFACEQEGVSPDLMALAKGITGGYLPLAATLTTEEIFAAFYGDYEEEKTFFHGHTYTGNPLACAAALASLRLFETNQTLLSLQPKIKYLKDKLKEFNELSHIGEIRQQGFMVGMELVEDKATKRPYPVSMRMGRRVILEARRHGLIIRPLGDVVVLMPPLSVSLEEMDAILSITYRSIKKVTEEGCWGVGGE